A single window of Treponema denticola ATCC 35405 DNA harbors:
- a CDS encoding DUF4398 domain-containing protein translates to MKKLITILIFLLVLIPLFALSYDDNEYQRKSRAYMELATKAYDEGDYDAAIEYSKLAESYAQQSSEFIQRMLAKTEAEQEMNKARTRFTWAKANGAEEKYPDAYKTAEEALNAGSIAFDNENYDVAVVCAQRVMDALSVVKGKDDTGLAELPSQYRIRTWRGERDCLWNIAAKKEVYGNPFMWRKLYEANKDKLPDPTNPNWVEPDIILTIPSIKGEKRSGLYDPSISYKHFK, encoded by the coding sequence ATGAAAAAACTTATCACAATTTTAATATTTTTACTGGTTTTAATACCTCTTTTTGCCCTCTCCTATGATGACAATGAATATCAAAGAAAAAGCAGGGCTTATATGGAACTTGCAACAAAGGCCTATGATGAAGGAGATTACGACGCTGCCATAGAATACTCCAAACTTGCAGAAAGCTATGCACAGCAATCCTCCGAGTTCATTCAAAGAATGCTGGCTAAAACCGAAGCTGAACAAGAAATGAACAAGGCCCGTACCAGATTCACTTGGGCAAAGGCAAACGGAGCCGAAGAAAAATATCCAGATGCTTATAAAACTGCGGAAGAAGCCTTAAACGCAGGAAGCATAGCCTTCGATAACGAAAACTATGATGTAGCAGTCGTATGCGCCCAAAGAGTAATGGATGCTCTTTCGGTAGTTAAGGGAAAGGATGACACAGGCCTTGCAGAACTTCCTTCTCAATATAGAATCAGGACGTGGAGAGGGGAAAGGGACTGTTTGTGGAATATTGCAGCCAAAAAAGAAGTATATGGAAATCCATTTATGTGGCGTAAGCTGTATGAAGCCAATAAGGATAAACTCCCTGATCCGACAAATCCCAACTGGGTGGAACCGGATATTATTTTAACGATTCCGTCCATTAAAGGTGAAAAAAGATCAGGTCTCTACGATCCTTCAATAAGCTATAAACACTTTAAATAG
- a CDS encoding leucine-rich repeat domain-containing protein, with amino-acid sequence MYKINFLVIFLYIFMFVMKLYPNNTDTNIDSFEYVFNVQKNYIVISRYIGKEMKVTIPEKIDGCPVGEIGEYCFFGNSYIKSVILPDSIVIINNNAFRNSSLTKIVLSNSLRYIGDSVFCDTPLKSIILPDGLEYIGEYAFYNTAITRLIIPDSVKKIDWWAFGNCEKLEYIKLSKSLDQIPSRFCENCINLKDIENIGFCPVQSTAFVGCRKLPITVRKKLIDAGYGNNF; translated from the coding sequence ATGTACAAAATTAATTTTTTGGTTATTTTTTTATATATTTTTATGTTCGTGATGAAGCTATATCCTAATAATACTGATACCAATATAGATTCTTTTGAGTATGTTTTTAATGTGCAAAAAAATTATATTGTTATTTCAAGATATATCGGTAAGGAAATGAAAGTAACTATTCCTGAAAAAATAGATGGGTGCCCGGTAGGTGAAATTGGTGAGTACTGCTTCTTTGGAAATTCCTATATCAAATCTGTAATATTACCTGATTCTATTGTTATAATTAATAATAATGCTTTTAGAAATTCATCTCTTACTAAAATAGTATTATCAAATTCTTTAAGATATATTGGTGATAGTGTTTTTTGTGATACTCCATTAAAAAGTATTATTTTACCTGACGGGTTAGAATATATCGGTGAATATGCTTTTTATAATACAGCTATTACAAGGCTAATTATTCCTGATTCTGTAAAAAAAATTGATTGGTGGGCTTTTGGTAATTGCGAAAAATTGGAATATATTAAATTATCTAAATCTTTGGATCAGATTCCATCTAGATTTTGTGAAAATTGTATAAATTTAAAGGACATAGAAAATATAGGTTTCTGTCCAGTCCAGTCTACAGCCTTTGTAGGATGTCGGAAACTTCCTATTACAGTTAGAAAAAAATTGATTGATGCAGGTTATGGCAATAACTTTTAA
- a CDS encoding Rpn family recombination-promoting nuclease/putative transposase, translated as MIKKFEDLTLQDDFMFCKVMQNEGLCKMLIEMILSDTIGKITYISVQHNLKNYEQAKSVRFDVLVQTENGKFYDVEMQVSNEKNIPKRMRFYQAAIDISFLDKGNSYNNLNDSFIIFICTFDAIGKNRPIYTFENICLEAKNISLQDGTKKIIINAEAFKDTEDKELKEFLKYLKTGKAKSEFTRRIEEMIQTVKQNEQARQEYRLMSTFEMDAMDRGAYKTKKETAKLMKQKNFDIALIKEITGLPETEIEAL; from the coding sequence ATGATTAAGAAGTTTGAAGATTTAACACTACAAGATGACTTTATGTTTTGTAAGGTCATGCAAAATGAAGGCTTATGTAAAATGCTTATTGAAATGATACTATCAGATACAATAGGTAAAATTACTTATATCTCAGTACAGCATAATCTTAAAAACTATGAACAGGCTAAATCTGTAAGATTTGATGTTCTGGTACAAACAGAAAACGGTAAATTCTACGATGTTGAAATGCAGGTAAGCAACGAGAAGAATATACCTAAAAGAATGAGATTTTACCAAGCTGCCATAGATATTTCATTCTTAGATAAGGGAAATTCCTATAATAATTTAAATGACAGTTTTATAATTTTTATCTGTACTTTTGATGCCATAGGTAAAAATAGGCCTATTTATACTTTTGAAAATATCTGTCTTGAAGCTAAAAATATATCTTTACAAGACGGTACGAAAAAGATTATAATAAACGCAGAGGCCTTTAAAGACACTGAAGACAAAGAATTAAAGGAATTTTTAAAATACCTTAAAACAGGTAAAGCAAAAAGTGAATTTACAAGGAGGATAGAAGAAATGATACAAACAGTAAAACAAAATGAACAGGCAAGACAAGAATATAGATTAATGTCTACTTTTGAAATGGATGCCATGGATAGAGGAGCTTATAAAACTAAGAAAGAAACGGCCAAACTTATGAAGCAAAAAAACTTTGATATAGCTTTGATTAAAGAAATAACAGGCCTTCCCGAAACGGAAATCGAGGCTCTGTAA
- a CDS encoding M42 family metallopeptidase, whose translation MEKNKLAELKTSISNAAEKVMDEIITICNIPSPTGYTCEAADYVLKRLSGLGFKPWLTNKGAVVCELDKNAEPNTGKKGDKALLLSAHIDTLGLFVRHIKSSGRLRTSLDGGFPYNYVEQSNVTVITREGKKYEGTMRLTEPAVHASREINELKRDDSNMELVLDEIVKSREDVEKLGIMAGDVVAIESLARKAGNGFLKSRHLDDKASCGMFIYLAEQVAKGELKLKRKTYIMFTNYEEIGHGASAGHPEGISDMLAVDMGVVGSDLDTDEYAVSICAKDSSGPYNYEFTSELIKIAKEMELNFAVDVYPFYGSDASAALKAGYDYRHALVGTGVAASHGYERIHKQGLENTLLLLTAYISE comes from the coding sequence ATGGAAAAAAATAAACTTGCCGAGCTTAAAACTTCAATTTCGAATGCAGCCGAAAAGGTAATGGACGAAATTATCACTATCTGCAATATACCCAGTCCCACGGGCTACACTTGCGAGGCCGCCGATTATGTTCTAAAAAGGCTTTCAGGTTTAGGCTTTAAGCCTTGGCTTACGAACAAGGGTGCTGTTGTATGTGAGCTTGATAAAAATGCCGAACCTAATACCGGTAAAAAAGGAGATAAGGCTCTTTTGCTTTCAGCCCATATCGATACCCTCGGCCTCTTTGTTAGGCACATTAAATCTTCAGGCCGGCTGCGTACATCCCTTGACGGGGGCTTTCCGTACAATTATGTAGAGCAGTCCAACGTAACGGTTATCACAAGAGAGGGAAAAAAATATGAGGGCACTATGAGGCTCACGGAACCCGCCGTTCACGCCTCGCGCGAAATAAACGAGCTAAAAAGAGATGATTCAAACATGGAGCTAGTGCTCGATGAGATTGTAAAATCCCGTGAAGATGTCGAAAAGCTCGGCATCATGGCGGGCGATGTTGTTGCCATTGAATCCCTTGCCCGAAAGGCCGGGAACGGCTTTTTAAAGAGCCGGCACTTGGACGACAAGGCTAGCTGCGGAATGTTCATCTACCTTGCAGAACAGGTTGCAAAGGGAGAATTAAAATTAAAACGCAAGACCTACATTATGTTTACCAATTATGAAGAAATAGGCCACGGAGCTTCTGCAGGGCACCCGGAAGGCATAAGCGATATGCTTGCAGTCGATATGGGTGTTGTTGGAAGCGACCTTGATACCGATGAATATGCGGTTTCAATTTGTGCAAAGGATTCTTCCGGGCCCTATAACTATGAGTTTACAAGCGAGCTTATCAAAATAGCCAAGGAGATGGAACTGAACTTTGCAGTCGATGTTTATCCATTTTACGGCTCGGATGCTTCCGCTGCCCTGAAAGCCGGTTATGACTACCGCCATGCCCTTGTTGGAACCGGAGTTGCCGCCTCCCACGGCTATGAGAGAATTCATAAACAGGGGCTTGAAAACACTCTTCTTTTATTGACAGCTTATATTTCGGAATAG
- a CDS encoding potassium channel family protein codes for MKEKKRYKKTDIEFSQPKKTPLIVRFVLWIKHIPASDIFRILAGFAFIFLVLVVIIFVSEANSNSRINNFFDAFWYSLVTITTVGYGDITPSTILGRLAGIILLLFGVVAFAGVSGKVASFFFDRQVKKDRGLIRLEKIKNHFLICGWKPNFDRILLGIISSNPDIPIDHIVLINNASPENMDIIKTDRRFKGLIYLFGDYTDEATLLRANVRYAERALILSDYSQNASPMEIDSRTVLAVLTIGSLNSHIYTAAELIDSKFRQHLSLAHCDEIILSTDYERSILVSASSGTGLSHVLRELITEKSGEGLIINDIPFEFIGKTYREYRRSLSGGRVLIGLLENTGNFYSRRKEALHEAQKNPNIQQIVNNLKKIKRLKSNEPILTPPDEYIIKPNSRGIFVSGRKRTDFTLDGTALDDSQILNEGGSDDR; via the coding sequence ATGAAAGAAAAAAAAAGATACAAAAAAACGGATATAGAATTCTCTCAGCCTAAAAAAACTCCATTGATTGTCAGGTTTGTGCTTTGGATAAAGCATATTCCTGCAAGCGATATTTTTAGAATACTGGCAGGTTTTGCATTTATTTTTCTTGTATTGGTTGTAATTATCTTTGTTTCGGAAGCAAACAGTAATTCAAGGATTAACAATTTTTTCGATGCCTTTTGGTATTCTCTTGTAACTATCACAACCGTCGGTTACGGAGACATTACTCCCTCAACCATCTTGGGCCGCTTGGCCGGTATCATTCTTCTTCTTTTTGGAGTTGTAGCTTTTGCAGGAGTGAGCGGAAAAGTTGCATCGTTCTTTTTTGATAGACAGGTAAAAAAAGATAGGGGGCTTATTAGATTGGAAAAGATAAAAAATCATTTTTTGATATGCGGCTGGAAGCCTAATTTTGACAGGATTCTTTTAGGGATTATTTCTTCAAACCCCGATATTCCCATAGACCATATTGTGCTTATAAATAATGCAAGCCCCGAAAATATGGATATAATCAAAACCGACAGACGCTTTAAGGGGCTTATCTATCTATTCGGGGATTATACCGATGAGGCGACCTTGCTCCGTGCAAATGTAAGATATGCAGAGCGGGCTCTCATTCTTTCAGACTATTCGCAAAATGCTTCCCCCATGGAAATAGATTCGCGCACGGTACTTGCGGTTCTCACAATAGGAAGCCTTAACTCCCATATATATACGGCCGCCGAGCTCATCGACTCAAAATTCCGGCAGCACCTTTCCCTTGCTCACTGTGATGAAATTATTTTAAGTACCGATTATGAAAGGAGTATTTTAGTTTCGGCTTCAAGCGGTACGGGGCTTAGCCATGTTTTAAGAGAGCTGATCACGGAAAAATCAGGCGAGGGGCTTATCATAAACGATATTCCTTTTGAGTTTATAGGCAAGACCTACCGCGAATACCGCCGCAGTCTTTCTGGCGGCCGCGTTTTAATAGGCCTTTTGGAAAATACGGGGAACTTTTACAGCCGCCGAAAAGAAGCCCTGCACGAGGCTCAAAAAAATCCCAATATTCAGCAGATAGTAAATAACCTAAAAAAGATAAAACGGCTTAAAAGCAACGAACCTATTTTGACTCCGCCCGATGAGTATATAATAAAGCCTAATTCCAGAGGTATCTTTGTTTCAGGAAGAAAACGTACCGACTTTACCCTTGACGGAACGGCTCTTGACGACTCCCAAATTTTAAATGAAGGAGGATCTGATGACAGATAA
- a CDS encoding cyclic nucleotide-binding domain-containing protein: protein MTDKEIMEKKDEILALISRLEIFSDLAGLDSAKGSDIADNQNKIFLEKIFSFLSVKNFTGGEIILDKNDTGKSLFILVKGEVQMLRTTLEGSPFALSNLKAEENVCFGKAALLGEDFHGSSVKALNECTVLELRSQDFLSLCNEMPSQGAKVIYRIARRLAKALQEATKDSLTLYQALLDEVGMP, encoded by the coding sequence ATGACAGATAAAGAAATCATGGAAAAAAAAGATGAAATCTTAGCTCTTATATCGAGATTGGAAATATTTTCAGACCTTGCAGGATTAGACTCAGCTAAAGGTTCGGATATTGCAGATAATCAAAATAAGATATTTTTAGAAAAGATTTTTTCTTTTTTAAGTGTAAAAAATTTTACTGGCGGCGAAATTATACTCGATAAAAACGACACGGGAAAAAGCCTTTTTATCTTAGTTAAGGGCGAGGTACAAATGCTCCGCACAACCCTTGAAGGTTCTCCCTTCGCCTTAAGCAATCTAAAGGCTGAAGAAAATGTCTGCTTTGGAAAGGCCGCCTTACTCGGCGAAGATTTTCACGGTTCTTCTGTAAAAGCCTTAAACGAGTGCACTGTCTTGGAGCTAAGGTCTCAAGATTTTTTAAGCCTATGCAATGAAATGCCGTCCCAAGGGGCCAAGGTTATTTACCGTATTGCCCGCCGCCTTGCAAAGGCCCTCCAAGAAGCGACCAAGGATTCCCTCACTCTCTATCAAGCCTTGCTCGATGAGGTAGGAATGCCGTAA
- a CDS encoding polysaccharide deacetylase family protein — protein MKKKLKFALPVCFIFFILLNLHSELSFESADINTEGDILFDIKADAYEGYAYKTLFKYSNENNKIEQLTFFPEKLQLLGNNKFLQVSNRFGIIRLDLKSGAVDSHSDFEPLSASNSSKIGALNNIKASPDGRWLTLVEPSTLVFGRLVLMDTDTGRRYILSNKNVRNDLPVSWSPDSKIILYEDDGVIYFARPEWFSESAFTDKNFRKLSQGKIKNLKWISSSEFIFLSGNALYRVSSTELFTKAFYAPLFPAGKLAAKIPSDFSPAFDSIFIAPDGKTAVFVKGKRNVYRIKLDGDDYVNVYSSDSIPYLLLPGNTAEVSVHWKDNSPIVFAEGLAGGSKILRAWQILPSSSSFEKIPVTEKSSFLAASPNFEVAAFKEDEGVVFYDTSLTEGNGAASWKKLNVFSDEKIFSAVWKNNFTFFLGGENYIYEYNLNDSSSDAGKKKISVSSMQDYSWADSGKEILISLKSVRNNEPEGDSSDSDDVEVLQYVSNLKWTHSSKKIMQKKNANLSDRIYIDSNSGYFANMIYIRRLKDFITRPLLEDGNFLKEKTQKKISYESANSSSVFSHGSRSGKKRVALVFDAMDDMDGIASILYTLKKNNISSTFFINGEAMRQNPNAVKEIVKSGHQCGSLFFTTWNLNDTAYRIDDNFIKQGLARNEDNFYSLTGSELSLIWHTPHYISSSLIVNAGKNAGYVFISPDVRVADWLSPDEKFAVPSLYKTSAELIEDIADAVQPGSIIPIRIGRSLSTRSDYLYYNLQLLIDVLTEMGYEITDVKTLMGLK, from the coding sequence ATGAAAAAAAAATTAAAATTTGCCTTACCGGTTTGCTTTATTTTTTTTATTTTGCTGAACCTCCATTCCGAGCTCTCTTTTGAATCTGCCGATATAAATACTGAAGGCGATATTTTATTCGATATCAAGGCAGATGCTTATGAGGGTTATGCATATAAAACCCTTTTTAAATATTCGAATGAAAACAATAAAATAGAGCAGCTTACATTTTTCCCCGAAAAATTACAGCTTTTAGGAAACAATAAATTTTTACAGGTTTCAAACCGTTTCGGTATCATAAGGCTCGACCTCAAGTCAGGAGCTGTCGATTCCCATTCCGATTTTGAACCTCTTTCGGCATCCAATTCTTCAAAGATAGGCGCTCTTAACAATATAAAAGCAAGCCCTGACGGAAGATGGCTTACATTGGTCGAGCCCTCCACCCTTGTTTTCGGCCGGCTCGTACTGATGGACACCGATACCGGCAGAAGATATATATTGAGTAACAAAAATGTTCGAAATGATCTTCCCGTATCTTGGTCGCCTGATTCAAAGATTATTTTATATGAAGATGATGGAGTAATTTATTTTGCCAGGCCTGAGTGGTTTTCGGAATCTGCCTTTACTGATAAGAATTTTAGAAAACTTTCTCAAGGTAAAATAAAGAATTTAAAATGGATTTCATCTTCTGAATTTATTTTTTTATCGGGGAACGCTCTTTACAGGGTTTCTTCCACAGAGCTTTTTACAAAGGCTTTTTATGCGCCCTTATTTCCTGCCGGAAAGCTTGCTGCAAAAATTCCTTCGGATTTTTCTCCGGCCTTTGATTCTATTTTTATAGCACCTGACGGCAAGACGGCCGTTTTTGTTAAAGGTAAAAGAAATGTTTACCGCATTAAACTGGATGGAGACGATTATGTCAATGTTTACTCCTCGGATTCTATTCCCTATTTATTGCTTCCGGGAAATACCGCTGAAGTTTCCGTTCATTGGAAAGATAATTCCCCAATTGTTTTTGCCGAAGGTCTTGCAGGCGGCTCAAAAATTTTAAGGGCATGGCAAATTCTTCCTTCTTCTTCAAGTTTTGAAAAAATTCCCGTCACCGAAAAAAGCTCGTTTCTCGCAGCTTCGCCTAATTTTGAAGTTGCCGCTTTTAAGGAAGACGAGGGAGTTGTTTTTTATGATACTTCGCTCACGGAAGGAAACGGTGCGGCTTCATGGAAAAAGCTCAATGTTTTTTCGGATGAAAAAATTTTCTCGGCTGTTTGGAAAAATAATTTTACCTTTTTTTTAGGCGGTGAAAATTATATTTACGAATATAATCTTAACGATAGTTCTTCCGATGCAGGCAAGAAAAAGATTTCCGTTTCGTCAATGCAGGATTATAGCTGGGCGGACTCAGGCAAGGAAATTTTAATAAGTTTGAAGAGCGTCCGGAATAATGAGCCGGAAGGCGATTCTTCGGACTCCGATGATGTAGAAGTCTTGCAATATGTTTCAAATTTAAAATGGACTCATTCTTCAAAAAAAATCATGCAAAAGAAAAACGCTAATCTTTCGGATAGAATTTACATAGATTCAAATTCGGGCTATTTTGCTAATATGATTTATATTCGCCGTCTTAAAGATTTTATAACCCGTCCGCTTTTGGAAGACGGAAACTTTTTAAAGGAAAAAACTCAAAAAAAGATTTCTTATGAAAGTGCCAATTCTTCTTCCGTTTTTTCGCATGGAAGCCGAAGCGGGAAAAAACGGGTTGCCTTAGTCTTTGATGCCATGGATGATATGGACGGAATTGCGAGCATTCTTTATACCTTAAAAAAGAATAATATAAGTTCAACTTTTTTTATAAACGGTGAAGCGATGAGGCAAAACCCCAATGCCGTAAAAGAGATTGTAAAAAGCGGACACCAATGCGGCTCCCTTTTCTTCACTACATGGAATTTGAATGATACGGCTTATCGGATAGACGATAATTTTATAAAGCAGGGGCTGGCCCGTAATGAGGATAATTTTTATTCTCTTACAGGTTCCGAGCTTTCCCTTATCTGGCATACTCCTCATTATATTTCTTCCTCCCTTATTGTAAATGCAGGAAAAAATGCCGGCTATGTTTTTATTTCGCCTGATGTGAGGGTGGCCGATTGGCTTAGCCCGGATGAAAAATTTGCCGTTCCTTCTCTTTATAAGACTTCTGCAGAATTAATTGAAGATATAGCCGATGCGGTTCAGCCGGGCTCTATAATTCCCATACGCATTGGCAGAAGCCTTTCAACTAGGAGCGATTATCTTTATTATAATTTACAGCTTTTGATCGATGTTTTAACCGAAATGGGGTATGAGATTACCGATGTTAAAACCTTGATGGGGCTTAAGTAA
- a CDS encoding ATP-binding cassette domain-containing protein: protein MSLISLIYPKLYGTFVSNLENNINPSRVLVIYIGVICFSLIFEYLVGWVFGKVHMRFDSALRYGLYSSLSQHSEKTIKTHGQGYYENIMDASVGSILSLFVPSVMNKLMGIVRYIFILVILFTYSYIFGLLGLAALVLYTCAYFINRKFYSPMFLKTMKAYAGLHSKMIEALSMTTLFRGFPLFKLEKNERIKNTIKDVNNSVRKTDLFSDTVYRLVPVYVLPLLSVALMAVSAKMYFDGTLPLSVLITIIAYFSQLTSVLGDLDSVSQAYFGACESADEILSLMEEEDIKEKLNIEDESQNFFFDISGLSLQIDKERSLFIERLNFGLNKKYALLGVSGSGKSSLLNILLGRDKLTGNVFVFNKNTNPYDYELSDKILYISQDSYILNADLIQNIELGCHNANLAEKIIETLQLGSLRGRDLGIDGKHISGGEKRLINIARIFFHAERYDYLIFDEIFTSIDVLTKRRIFPLLKDLIKNKSCIIVSHDIEEIEFFCDHVVSIEADGKIFSGTYEEAKINKSFLSKILAEN, encoded by the coding sequence GTGTCGCTGATCTCTCTTATTTATCCGAAACTCTACGGTACCTTTGTTTCTAATCTTGAAAATAATATTAACCCTTCAAGGGTGCTTGTTATATACATAGGTGTAATTTGTTTTTCACTTATTTTTGAATATCTTGTCGGCTGGGTTTTCGGTAAGGTGCATATGCGTTTTGATTCTGCATTGCGTTACGGCCTTTATTCTTCGCTTTCACAGCATTCCGAAAAAACGATTAAAACTCATGGGCAAGGTTACTACGAAAATATTATGGATGCTTCGGTCGGCTCAATTCTTTCTCTCTTTGTGCCTTCCGTAATGAATAAGCTGATGGGCATTGTGCGCTACATTTTTATTCTTGTAATCCTTTTTACATATTCTTATATCTTCGGCCTTTTAGGCCTTGCGGCTCTGGTGCTTTATACATGTGCCTATTTTATTAACCGTAAATTTTATTCGCCTATGTTTTTAAAAACAATGAAGGCTTATGCAGGTCTTCATTCCAAAATGATAGAAGCGCTTTCAATGACAACTCTTTTTCGGGGCTTTCCCTTATTTAAACTTGAAAAAAATGAAAGAATAAAAAACACAATAAAAGATGTAAATAACAGTGTACGCAAAACCGATTTGTTTTCGGATACCGTCTACCGCCTTGTTCCTGTTTATGTATTGCCGTTATTGTCTGTAGCCCTTATGGCTGTTTCGGCAAAGATGTATTTTGACGGTACTTTACCTTTAAGCGTTTTAATAACCATAATTGCATATTTTTCACAGTTAACCTCGGTTTTAGGAGACCTTGATTCGGTAAGTCAGGCTTATTTTGGAGCTTGCGAAAGTGCCGATGAAATTTTAAGCCTAATGGAAGAAGAGGATATAAAAGAAAAACTTAATATAGAAGATGAGTCTCAGAACTTTTTCTTTGATATTTCCGGTTTAAGTTTACAGATAGATAAGGAGCGGAGTCTTTTTATAGAGCGCTTAAATTTCGGCTTAAACAAAAAATATGCCTTACTCGGTGTTTCAGGTTCCGGTAAGTCGAGCCTTTTAAATATTCTTTTGGGACGGGACAAGCTGACCGGAAATGTTTTTGTGTTTAACAAAAATACAAATCCATATGATTATGAATTGTCCGATAAAATTCTTTATATCTCACAAGATTCCTATATCCTAAATGCGGATTTAATTCAAAACATCGAGCTGGGCTGCCATAACGCAAACCTTGCCGAAAAAATAATTGAAACCTTACAGCTTGGCTCTTTAAGAGGAAGAGATTTAGGTATAGACGGAAAACATATTTCAGGCGGAGAAAAAAGACTTATAAATATTGCCCGTATATTTTTCCATGCAGAAAGATATGATTACCTAATCTTTGACGAAATTTTTACCTCGATAGATGTGCTCACCAAAAGAAGAATATTTCCGCTTTTAAAAGATTTAATCAAAAACAAAAGCTGCATAATAGTTTCACATGATATAGAAGAAATAGAATTCTTTTGTGATCATGTAGTTTCAATTGAAGCCGACGGCAAAATATTTTCGGGCACCTATGAGGAAGCAAAGATAAATAAAAGCTTTTTAAGCAAGATATTAGCTGAAAATTAA